In Pseudomonas sp. LRP2-20, the genomic window GCATCACCGCGAATCTGATACGGCCCGTGTTCCTCGATCAGCCGTATTCCCTTGTCCTTCACGTTGCCCGCCACGATCCCGGAAAACGCCCGGCGCAGGTTGGCCGCCAGTTCATGGGCCGGCAAATCGCGGCGCAGAGCCAATTCGGCCATGTTGGCGTGGGTTGGGTCGAACGGGTGCTGGAAGCCCTCGTCGATCTTCAGCAGCCAGTTGAAGTGGAAGGCGTCGTTGCGCTCGCGGCGGAACTGCTTGACCTCCTTGAGCCCCTCGACCATGTGCCGGGCCACTTCGGCCGGGTCGTCGATGATGATCTGGTAGTGGCGCTGGGCAGCTTCGCCAAGGGTGGCGCCGACGAATGCATGCAGCTGTTGCAGGAACGGTTCGGCGCTGCGTGGCCCGGTGAGCACCACCGGGAACGGCAAGCTCTGGTTGTCCGGGTGCATGAGGATGCCGAGCAGGTAGAGGAACTCCTCGGCGGTGCCGGCGCCGCCGGGGAAGATGATGATGCCGTGGCCAACACGGACGAAGGCCTCCAGGCGCTTCTCGATGTCCGGCAGGATCACCAGCTCGTTGACGATCGGGTTCGGCGCCTCGGCGGCGATGATGCCCGGTTCGGTCAGGCCGAGGTAGCGGCTGCCGTGCATGCGCTGCTTGGCATGGGCGATGGTCGCGCCCTTCATCGGGCCTTTCATCACCCCCGGGCCGCAGCCCGTGCAGATGTCCAGCTTGCGCAGGCCCAGCTCATGGCCGACCTTCTTGGTGTACTGGTACTCCTCGCTGCTGATCGAGTGGCCGCCCCAGCACACCACCATCTTCGGCTCCACGCCGGGGCGCAGGGTGCGGGCGTTGCGCAGCAAGTGGAAGACGTAGTCGGTGATGCCCTGGGAGCTTTCCAGGTCGATGCGCTGGCTGGCCAGCTCGCTTTCGGTGTAGACGATGTCGCGCAGGGCGCAGAACAACATTTCGCGGGTGCTGGCGATCATTTCACCATCGACGAAGGCGTCGGCTGGAGCGTTCAGCAGCTCCAGGCGCACGCCGCGGTCTTGCTGGTGGATGCGGACTTCGAAGTCCCTGTACGCCTCGAGAATGGTCTTGGCGTTGTCGACATGGGCGCCGGTGTTGAGGATGGCCAGGGCGCACTGGCGGAACAAGGTGTAGAGGGTGCCGGTACCGACTTCACTCAGTTGTTGGACTTCACGTTGCGACAGCGTCTCCAGGCTGCCTTTGGGGCTGACGGATGCGTTGATGACATGGCGTTGAGGCATCTAAGTCGTTCCTGTGCAGGTAAAAACATCCTTGCAAGACAACACCATACCGATCAATGCACGTCAACCTAAAAGGCGTTGCACCCCCAGGGTGATCGCCAGGCCGCCACCCACCAGCCACAGGTTGAGGATCGCCCCGGTGATCAGCGCCCGCGGCCCGGCCTGGCGGATCTGGCTCCAGCGGGTTTCCATGCCCAGCGCGGTCATGGCCATGGTCAGGGCGAAGGTGTCCAGGCTGTTGACCGCCTGGGTCACGCTACCGGGCAGCACCTGCAGCGAATTCACCAGCACCAGGGCGAGGAAGCCGAAGGCGAACCAGGGCATGGCGATGCGGCCATTGCCTTGGGCCTGGCCGGGTTGGCGCGAGCGGCTGATCCACAGGCCGACCACCAGCAGCACCGGCACCAGCAGCATCACCCGGGTCATCTTGACGATGGTGGCGATGTGCGTGGCTTCGGGGCTGACGTTGCTGGCCGCGCCC contains:
- the ppnN gene encoding nucleotide 5'-monophosphate nucleosidase PpnN, with the translated sequence MPQRHVINASVSPKGSLETLSQREVQQLSEVGTGTLYTLFRQCALAILNTGAHVDNAKTILEAYRDFEVRIHQQDRGVRLELLNAPADAFVDGEMIASTREMLFCALRDIVYTESELASQRIDLESSQGITDYVFHLLRNARTLRPGVEPKMVVCWGGHSISSEEYQYTKKVGHELGLRKLDICTGCGPGVMKGPMKGATIAHAKQRMHGSRYLGLTEPGIIAAEAPNPIVNELVILPDIEKRLEAFVRVGHGIIIFPGGAGTAEEFLYLLGILMHPDNQSLPFPVVLTGPRSAEPFLQQLHAFVGATLGEAAQRHYQIIIDDPAEVARHMVEGLKEVKQFRRERNDAFHFNWLLKIDEGFQHPFDPTHANMAELALRRDLPAHELAANLRRAFSGIVAGNVKDKGIRLIEEHGPYQIRGDAAVLEPLGRLLQAFVDQHRMKLPGGAAYVPCYQVVT